GGGCAATCTGGTGGTCGGCGGCCTGCATGCCCAGGGGCAGAGTGGCTCCAGCGTGTCGATCAACAGCGCCAACAGCGGCCTGATTCCCAATGGCGCGACCATCGAGCGGATGATCCCCAGCGACTTCGCCCAGCGCCCGGACGTGATGCTCAACGTGCGCAAACCGAGCTTCCAGACCGCCACCCAGGTGATGAACGCGGTGAACCAGCGCTTCGGCTCCGGCACCGCCACCGCGCTGGACGGCACCAAGGTGTCCGTGCGTGCGCCGGTCAGCCTGGCCCAGCGCACCAGCTTCATGGCCATGCTTGAAGGCATGGAAGTGCAGGAAGGCCGCACGCGGCCCAAGGTGGTGTTCAACAGCCGCACAGGCACCGTCGTGGTCGGCCAGGGCGTGCGCGTGAAGGCCGCCGCCGTGGCCCACGGCACCCTCACCGTGACCATCAGCGAGAACCCGCAGGTCAGTCAGCCGGGGCCGTTCTCCAATGGCACCACGGCCGTCACCCCGCAGTCGGACGTCTCCGTCAGCCAGGACAAGAAGCCGATGTTCAAGTGGCCCGAAGGCACCAGCCTGGAAAGCATCATCAACACGGTGAACAGTCTGGGCGCGACGCCGGACGATGTGATGAGCATCCTCCAGGCGCTGGAGCAGGCTGGCGCGCTGAATGCCGAACTGGTGGTGATCTAGAGCATGAGCATCACTTCACTCAACCGCCCCATCGTTCCCACCGGCCAGCCTGGGGAGTCCCCCGAGGCGATCCGCCGCGAACAGTTGCAGGCTGCCTCCGAGCAGTTCGAGGCGATGTTCCTGCAACAGATCCTCAAGCAGATGCGCAAGGCCGGTGATGTGCTCTCCGCCGGCAGCCCGATGCGCAGCCGCGACCTCGACACCATGCGCGACTTCTACGACGAGTCGCTGGCCGAGCATCTGGCCTCGCGCAAGCAGACCGGTATCGCCGACCTGTTGGTGCGCCAGCTCTCCGGCGAAAGCGGCAACGCCGCAGGTGCCACCGCGCTGGCCGATGGCGGCGAGGCATTGCGGCGGCCCTCGGTGTCCGCGCGCAACCCATTGGTGGATACCTGGCAGCGCGGCGTCGAGCGCCTCTCCAGTGCCTGGGAAAGCGGCAGCGCGGCCTTCAAGGCGCTGGTCGACAGCGTGATCGGCCAGGAATCCGGCGGCAACGCGCTGGCCGTGTCGCCCAAGGGCGCGCGCGGTCTGATGCAATTGATGCCCGACACCGCGCGGGAGGTCGCCGCCGAGCTGGGCCTGCCCTATGACGAAGCGCGCCTGACCAGCGACCCGGCCTACAACAAGGCGCTGGGCAGCGCCTACCTGGGCAAGATGCTCGACCGCTACGACGGCGAGCACGTCCTCGCCCTGGCTGCGTACAACGCCGGGCCGGGCAAGGTGGACGAGTGGCTCAGGGACAACGGTGACCCGCGCAACGGCAAGGTCGGCATGGCCGACTGGGTGCGCAGCATCCCCTACGGCGAAACCCGCGACTACACCCTCGGCGTGCTGCGCCGCCTCAAGGAAAACCCGGCACCGGCGCGTCTGCCAGGCAGCGGGCTGTCGCCGGAGTCCGGCCTCAAGCACGCGCCGCAGGAGGGATTTAAGCGATACGCCGATTCCGTCGCCTATCAGGGGAAACAGCCTGAAGTGATCGCCCGGCCGCAGTCGGCGGCGTTTGCCCAGCCGATCCGGATCGAATCGAAGGAGAGTGCGTCTTGAGTATGTTGAGCCAGATCGGCTACAGCGGCCTGCGTGCGGCGCAGATCGCCCTGGCCACGTCCGGGCAGAACGTCGCCAACGCCAACACCCCCGGCTTCAGCCGCCTGAGCCCGGTGCTCGCGTCGCTGGCCGGCGAAGGCGGCCTGAACGTCGGCGGCGGGGTGATGGTCACCAGCATCCGCCGTATGGCCAACGACTTCCAGAATCAGCAACTGTGGCGCGCCACCACCGAGCAGAGCTATTACGACAGCGGCCAGCAGTACCTTTCCGCACTGGAAGGACTGATGGGTGGCGAAGGGTCGAGCATCAGCATCGGCCTCGACAACTTCTTCGCCGCGATCAGCGAGGCCACCGCCACGCCGGGTTCCATCGCCCTGCGCCAGCAGATCATCAACGAGACCAAGAACCTCGCCCAGCGCTTCAACGGCCTGTCCGGCAATATCGACAGCCAACTGCGCGCCCTGCAGGAGCAGCGTGGTGCGATGGTCGGCGAAATCAACGGGCTCACCGCCAACCTCGCCGCGCTGAACAAGCAGATCGTCGAAGTCGGCTCCGCTGGCGGCGACACCACCGCCCTGCGCGACCACCGTGAAAGCCTGGTACAGGACCTCTCGAAGTACGCCTCGATCCGCGTCAACGAGGTGGCCGACGGTTCGCTCACGGTGTCCCTGGCCAACGGCCAGCCGCTGGTGGCCGGCAACTCCGCGGGCCAACTGGCGATCAGCCGCACCGCCAGCGGCGAGCAGGAAATCGCCCTGACCTTCGCCGGCACCAGCTTCCCGCTGGCCCAGGACGGCATGGGGGGCTCCCTCGGTGCGCTGTACGACACCGAGTACGACGCCCTGCGCCCGAACCAGACCGCGCTGCACGAGATGGCCGGACAGTTCGCGCAGATGGTCAACGACACCCTGGCCAACGGCTTCGACCTCAATTCAAGCGCCGGCCAGCCCCTGCTCAACTACAACGCCGGCAGCACCACGGCGATGCTCAGCCTCAATCCGCTCAAGCCCGAAGACCTCGCGCTGTCGGACACCGCGGGCGAGTCGGGCAACAACAAGAACCTGCTGGCGCTGCTCGACCTCAAGGGCCAGAGCATCACCGTCGGCGGCAGCCAGGTAACGCTCAACGACGCTTTCGCCGGGCTGCTCGGCAAGGTCGCCAGCGCCAGCCGGCAGAACCAGGCCGACCAGAAGACCGCCACCACCGTCGCTGCCCAGGCCCAGGCCCAGCGCGACAGTGTCAGCGCCGTCAGCCTCGATGAAGAAGCGGTCAACCTGATCACCTACCAGCAGGCCTACCAGGCCAACATGAAAGTCATCAGCACGGCCAAGGAGTTGTTCGACTCCATGCTGGCGGCCTTCTGATCTCTGCGCGGAACATAGGGAACGCAACACCATGAGGATCACCAACGCACAGATCACCGCGCTGATGAGCGGCTCGATGAGCAACAACTCGGCAGCCCTCGGCAAGCTGATGCAGCAGATGTCCACCGGCAAGCGCATCCTGCAGCCCTCCGACGACCCCATCGCCAGCGTGCGCATGCTGCGTATCCAGCGCGAGGAAGCGAGCCTGGCGCAGTACCGCACCAACATCAGCAACGTGTCCGGCAACCTGTCGACCCAGGAAGCCAACCTGCAGGCCACCTCCGACGCCATGCTCAACGTGCGCGACCTGCTGCTGTGGGCGGCCAACGGCTCGAACGCCGGCAGGGACCTCAACGCGATGGCCGGCGAGCTGGAGAACATCGAGAAAACTATCGTCAGCTTCGTCAACGTGCGTGACGAGGAAGGGCGCTACCTGTTCTCCGGCACCCTCAGCGACATTCCGGCGGTGACCTACGAGCCGCTGACCGACAGCTACGTCTCAACTGGCAACGACAAGTCGCGTCAGGCCGCCGTGGCCAACGGCGTGCAGGTCGAAGAGAACGTCACCGCGGTCGGCGTGTTCGGCGCCGGCATGGACTTCCTCAACCAGTTGCACGGCGTCGTGAAGATGCTCAAGGATCCGGCACTGGACACCACCAATCCGGCGCTCGGCGCCAGCATCACCGCGACCATCGAGAGCCTCGACCGCGCCAGTGACGGCGTTCTCGGCGCCATCACCGAACTCGGCGGCCGGCAGAACACCCTCACCATGCTGCATTCGAGCAACGAAGAAGTGTCGCTGGTGAACCAGAAGATCAACGGCGAGCTGTCGCAACTGGACTACGCCACCGCGAGCATCGACCTGAACACCTACCAGCTCTCGCTGCAGGCCACGCAGAAGACCTATCTGAAGCTCAACGATCTGTCGCTGTTCAGTCGCCTGTAAGTTTTCGTAGGAGCGGCCCGGCCTCGCCGACTGGAGGTCTGGACGCTGAAAGACGGTATCCTGGCCGGCCACTCCTACCTTTTATTCCACGCTCCCCGTGCCTTGGTCGGGGCAGCGTTTGCCCGGTGCAGAGGTCGCCATGAAGGTCATCAAGCAACTGCCGGCGGCCGCCGTCTTCGATCCCCGCGAGCGCCGCGACGTCATCCTGCCCGCCGCCGGCGAGCGGCAGGGCGAGCTGCGCAAACGTGAAGAGAAGGGCGAAAGCGCCGCCCAGATGGCGCGCGGCGCGCAGAAGAGCGGCAGCTTCAACCTGCAACTCAACCAGCAGCTCTCCTCGATACAGTCGGCGGACAGCTACCTGAGCGACCTGCAGGATCGCCTCGGCGGCCTCAAGCTCAACCTCAGCCGCGAACTCAGTGCCCCGCAATCCCAGGACCGCGAAGGTGTACGCCAGGCCACCCGCCAGGTGAACGAGCTGCTTGAGCAGCGGGCCGAACGCTCGGGCAACAGCCTCGACGCCAACTTCCGCCTGCGTCTGAACGAGCCGGTGCGCAGTCGCTTCAGCCTGGAGGGCCTGGAGTCGGTCGAAGCCATCCAGCGCTCGGGTAAGGAAACCCTGCTGTTCAGCGCCGGGCGCCATCTTGCCGAACCGGCGGCGGTGGTGCTCGACGAAAGCATGAGCACCGAGCAGGTGCTGCGGCGCTTCAACGCCACTCTGGGCCAGGCCGGCATCCGAGCCGAACTGGATAGCGACGGCGCACTGAAATTCTCGGCGCCAGAAGCCGACTGGCAACTGCTCAAGGGCCAGTTGGCCGTGCAGGGCGAGGGCAAACTGTTCGCCGCCGGCAAGAACACCCGGCTCAAGAGCCAGGAAGACGGCCTGCTGGCCTTCCCCACCGAGATCAAGAGCGATGCCTTCCGCGAACAGCGTCATTTGCTCGACTCGGTGGTTTCGGCGCTGGACCGCATCGGCGGCCTGCGCGACCAGCTACGCCATCGTCAGGACGACATCCGCGACTTCCTGGACCGCCACGCCAGCGAGGACGAGCGCGAATGGGCGCACGGCTTCGCGGCTTCGATGCTCGGGCGCATGGAACGAAGCGCGACCAACTACAGCACCGCGGCGCAGACCGTAGTGGCGCAGGCGAACCTGAGCCGCTTTGCGGTGGTGAGTTTGTTGGCCTGAGTGGTTGGGCCAAGCGCGGCGATCGCCAGCGAGAGCCGCACCCGACACCCGGCATGAAGCAACCAGGGTTCCCGGCGCGCGCAGAGTCCCGTCGGGATGCCGGACGGGGGAGGTCTTCGCGAAGCGAAGAGGCGGATGCCGGGACTGGTCCTTCTGGTTCCACCTGGGGCCCAAAAGGGGCTCGCCCGAGGGGGCGAAACAACGTCGCTCCGCCACACATCGAAGCAGCGCAGAAACACCAGCCAAGCCACGAATGCGGCAGATGCGGCTCAGTACCCCTGCTGCGAGTAGACCGCCTGCTCCCGCACGTCGCCCATCAGTTGGCTGAGAATGTCATGGTGCATCGCCAGCAGCTTGCCGTTGCGCTCGTTGAGGCGCTTGCACTGGGCGGTGAGCTGGCCGAGTTGCAGCCACTCCTGCTGCAGTTCTTCGCGTCGCGGGGGCGGGTAGTTGGAGAGCAGCGTGCGCATGCCCTCGGCGTCCTGCTGCAGGCCGAAGGCGCGCAGGACCTTGCTGCGGCGCTGGGCACGCAGGGTGACGGCTTCGAGCAGCGCCTGGATCTCCGGGTTGAGCCGGTCGATCTGGGCGCTGTCGCGTGCCAGCAGGTGCCGGTACAGCTCCTGTAGACGGTCGCGCAGGCCCAGGCAGTCGCGGGCATCCTGCTGGATGTCCTGGTCGACTACCTGCAAGAGCCGCGCGCGCTGGGTCACGCGTCGTTGCCGCGATGGTAGGAGAGGATGCTGGTGGCGAGCACGCTGGTGTCGCTGGACAGTTCGCCGTTGAGCAGCGCGCGGCGGATTTCCGCAACACGGTTCTGGTCGACGTCGGGCATAGCGCGCAGGGTTTCCTGCATTTCGTCCAGGCGCAGCGAGTCGTTTACCGGCGCCGGGGCGCTGGGTTCGGTCACGGGGCTGACGCGCTCGCCGCGGGCGGTCTTGGCGGACTCGCTGGCGGCCAGGGAGGCGCTGGTCAGTTGCCGGGTGATTTCCATAGTGGTTATCCGAATTCCTGGGCTTTCCCCTAGAGGGCGACTGCCCGCGGAAAAAACTTAAATGCCGATTTTCATGCCTGCGCACGCCACCACGACTGCGCGGCGAGGCCATCCTGGATTTTCTGCTCCTGTTGCGCAAGCTGCTGCTGCCACTGGCTGATCTTCGTCTCGATCACCTGGGTCAGCACCTTCTCGCTGCGCATCGCCTGCATGAGTTCGCCCTGGATGCGCGCCAGGGTCTGCTCGGCCACTTCCAGTTCGCGGCGCTGCAGTTGCAGCATCTTGTGCAGGGTCGCCTTGTACTGCTGCTGGTTGTGTCGCTGCAGCGGCGTGTCGGTGGCCACGCTGAAGCCGCACAGCCGGTCGAGGCCGGTGATGTTGTTGCGGTAGCGCTGGCACAGGTTGCGCTGGTAGTTGACTCGCCCGAGCAATTCGCGAACCTTGCCGCCGCGCACGCCAGCCAGGCGCGTGAGGATATCGATCTGCGCCTTCACGCGCGGCCACCGACGATGCTCTGCAAGGTGGCGACGCTGTTGCCCAGTTCGGCGCCGTCGGCGGTCTCCTGGCGCAGGAAGCGCTCCAGGGTCGGCGCCAGTTGCACGGCGCGGTCGGTCTTCAGGTCCATGCCAGGCGTGTAGCCGCCCAGCGGGATGAGTTCCTTGATGCGCTCGTAGGTACCGCTGAACTCCTTGAACTGCCGCGCCGCGGCGAGATGCGCGGGGTCTGCCACCTGGCTCATGCAGCGGCTGACCGAGGCGGCGATATCGATGGCCGGGTAGTGGCCGATGTCGGCCAGGCGCCGCGACAGCACGATATGGCCGTCGAGGATGGCGCGGGCGCAATCGACGATCGGGTCCTGCTGGTCGTCGCCTTCGGCCAGCACGGTGTAGATGGCGCTCAGGCTGCCGGTCGCGCTTTCGCCGTTGCCGGCGCTTTCCACCAACTCGGGGAGCATGCCGAACACCGACGGCGGATAGCCCTTGGTCGCCGGGGGCTCGCCCAGGGCCAGGGCGATTTCACGCTGGGCCATCGCGTAGCGGGTGAGGGAGTCGACCAGCAGCAGGACGTCCTTGCCCTGGTCGCGGAAGTACGCGGCGATGCTGTGGCACAGCTCGGTGGCCTTCAGGCGCATCAGCGGCGATTCGTTGGCCGGCGCCACCACTACCACGGCCTTCTGCAACCCTTCCGGGCCGAGGGAATGCAGGATGAATTCCTGCACTTCGCGGCCGCGCTCGCCGATCAGCCCAACCACTACGACATCGGCCTTGGTCTGCCGGGTAATCATCCCCAGCAGCACGCTCTTGCCCACGCCGCTGCCGGCGAACAGGCCGACGCGCTGGCCCTTGCCCAGGGTCAGCAGGCCGTTGATGGCGCGCACGCCGACGTCCAGCGGCTCGGACACCGGGCGCCGGCGCAGCGGGTTGACCTGCGGCAGTTCGCTGGGCAGCGGGTGGCGGCCGGCCAGCTTGCCGAGGCCGTCGAGAGGCTCGCCCAGGCCGTTGACCACGCGGCCCAGCCAGGAGTGGTCGATGTGCAGCACGGCTTCGTCCGGGGCAGGGAAGACCCGCGAGCCGGAGGTCAGGCCGACGGGCTTCTTGAAGGGCATGAGGTAGGTGATGTCGCGGTTGAAACCGACGACCTGGGCTTCCAGGCGTTCGCCGTCGGCCATTTCCACGTAGCAGCGCTGGCCGGTCATGCGCCGGCAGCCGAGGCTTTCCAGCAGCATGCCGGAGACCCGCACCAGGCGACCGCTGACCCGCGCGAGCTGAACCGAGTCCAGCGAGCGCAGCGCATCTTCGAGCTTGAAGCCGTCGCCCAGCGCCATCGTCAGTCTTCGCTCTGTTGCAAGTGGCCGCTGAGGGCCTCCATGCAGCTGTCCAGGCGCTGCTGGCAGCCGATGTCGGCCTCGGCCTGGGCGGTGACCACCCGGCACTCGCCCAGCGCCAGGCGCTCGTCGGGCACCAGGCGCCAGTTGGCGGCACGCTCGGGGGCAAGCTCGCGGATGCGCGCGCACTCCTCGGGGTTGAGCAGGATCTGCACATCGGTCGGCTCGCCGGGCATGGCGGCCAGCGCCTCTTCGGCGAGGCTCAGCAGTTGTGTCGGATGCAGGGTCAGTTCGACGCGAATGACCTGCCTGGCC
The Pseudomonas triclosanedens DNA segment above includes these coding regions:
- the flgL gene encoding flagellar hook-associated protein FlgL; the encoded protein is MRITNAQITALMSGSMSNNSAALGKLMQQMSTGKRILQPSDDPIASVRMLRIQREEASLAQYRTNISNVSGNLSTQEANLQATSDAMLNVRDLLLWAANGSNAGRDLNAMAGELENIEKTIVSFVNVRDEEGRYLFSGTLSDIPAVTYEPLTDSYVSTGNDKSRQAAVANGVQVEENVTAVGVFGAGMDFLNQLHGVVKMLKDPALDTTNPALGASITATIESLDRASDGVLGAITELGGRQNTLTMLHSSNEEVSLVNQKINGELSQLDYATASIDLNTYQLSLQATQKTYLKLNDLSLFSRL
- a CDS encoding flagellar basal body P-ring protein FlgI, with the protein product MRRTLSRLLATLCLLWQAEALAIPLLDLVDIEGVRENQLIGYGLVVGLDGTGDKNQVKFTNQSVANMLKQFGVNLPPNVDPKLKNVAAVSVTASVPPSYSAGQTVDVTVSSLGDAKSLRGGLLLMTPLQGVDGEVYALAQGNLVVGGLHAQGQSGSSVSINSANSGLIPNGATIERMIPSDFAQRPDVMLNVRKPSFQTATQVMNAVNQRFGSGTATALDGTKVSVRAPVSLAQRTSFMAMLEGMEVQEGRTRPKVVFNSRTGTVVVGQGVRVKAAAVAHGTLTVTISENPQVSQPGPFSNGTTAVTPQSDVSVSQDKKPMFKWPEGTSLESIINTVNSLGATPDDVMSILQALEQAGALNAELVVI
- the flgM gene encoding flagellar biosynthesis anti-sigma factor FlgM; protein product: MEITRQLTSASLAASESAKTARGERVSPVTEPSAPAPVNDSLRLDEMQETLRAMPDVDQNRVAEIRRALLNGELSSDTSVLATSILSYHRGNDA
- the fliI gene encoding flagellar protein export ATPase FliI gives rise to the protein MALGDGFKLEDALRSLDSVQLARVSGRLVRVSGMLLESLGCRRMTGQRCYVEMADGERLEAQVVGFNRDITYLMPFKKPVGLTSGSRVFPAPDEAVLHIDHSWLGRVVNGLGEPLDGLGKLAGRHPLPSELPQVNPLRRRPVSEPLDVGVRAINGLLTLGKGQRVGLFAGSGVGKSVLLGMITRQTKADVVVVGLIGERGREVQEFILHSLGPEGLQKAVVVVAPANESPLMRLKATELCHSIAAYFRDQGKDVLLLVDSLTRYAMAQREIALALGEPPATKGYPPSVFGMLPELVESAGNGESATGSLSAIYTVLAEGDDQQDPIVDCARAILDGHIVLSRRLADIGHYPAIDIAASVSRCMSQVADPAHLAAARQFKEFSGTYERIKELIPLGGYTPGMDLKTDRAVQLAPTLERFLRQETADGAELGNSVATLQSIVGGRA
- the flgK gene encoding flagellar hook-associated protein FlgK, with the protein product MSMLSQIGYSGLRAAQIALATSGQNVANANTPGFSRLSPVLASLAGEGGLNVGGGVMVTSIRRMANDFQNQQLWRATTEQSYYDSGQQYLSALEGLMGGEGSSISIGLDNFFAAISEATATPGSIALRQQIINETKNLAQRFNGLSGNIDSQLRALQEQRGAMVGEINGLTANLAALNKQIVEVGSAGGDTTALRDHRESLVQDLSKYASIRVNEVADGSLTVSLANGQPLVAGNSAGQLAISRTASGEQEIALTFAGTSFPLAQDGMGGSLGALYDTEYDALRPNQTALHEMAGQFAQMVNDTLANGFDLNSSAGQPLLNYNAGSTTAMLSLNPLKPEDLALSDTAGESGNNKNLLALLDLKGQSITVGGSQVTLNDAFAGLLGKVASASRQNQADQKTATTVAAQAQAQRDSVSAVSLDEEAVNLITYQQAYQANMKVISTAKELFDSMLAAF
- a CDS encoding flagellar FliJ family protein, translating into MKAQIDILTRLAGVRGGKVRELLGRVNYQRNLCQRYRNNITGLDRLCGFSVATDTPLQRHNQQQYKATLHKMLQLQRRELEVAEQTLARIQGELMQAMRSEKVLTQVIETKISQWQQQLAQQEQKIQDGLAAQSWWRAQA
- the flgN gene encoding flagellar protein FlgN; the protein is MTQRARLLQVVDQDIQQDARDCLGLRDRLQELYRHLLARDSAQIDRLNPEIQALLEAVTLRAQRRSKVLRAFGLQQDAEGMRTLLSNYPPPRREELQQEWLQLGQLTAQCKRLNERNGKLLAMHHDILSQLMGDVREQAVYSQQGY
- a CDS encoding lytic transglycosylase domain-containing protein, producing MSITSLNRPIVPTGQPGESPEAIRREQLQAASEQFEAMFLQQILKQMRKAGDVLSAGSPMRSRDLDTMRDFYDESLAEHLASRKQTGIADLLVRQLSGESGNAAGATALADGGEALRRPSVSARNPLVDTWQRGVERLSSAWESGSAAFKALVDSVIGQESGGNALAVSPKGARGLMQLMPDTAREVAAELGLPYDEARLTSDPAYNKALGSAYLGKMLDRYDGEHVLALAAYNAGPGKVDEWLRDNGDPRNGKVGMADWVRSIPYGETRDYTLGVLRRLKENPAPARLPGSGLSPESGLKHAPQEGFKRYADSVAYQGKQPEVIARPQSAAFAQPIRIESKESAS